One genomic region from Diabrotica undecimpunctata isolate CICGRU chromosome 9, icDiaUnde3, whole genome shotgun sequence encodes:
- the LOC140450514 gene encoding gustatory receptor for sugar taste 64e-like, which yields MSERRQEHNFLIKSNTFHDNIKFFLSIAQAFGVMPLHNVNKTWDRVYFKWASIRVVYSIINALGALLSSGFWLAKFGADGIVVDKTGQMAFYFSTFLCSLYLIKLAHKWTDILREWAVVEMSITGYGQEPSLKRTYVWLVSLSLLMGTFEHILFITNGVSDARTCKPVDGNSLRTFFEVLFPNYFSFVTFNIWIGIWVKITNVLSTFTWIFTDVFISLISIALTAKFRRLASKIQNNMIMHRVFWKEFREDYQKLYLLSKLIDKHISSLVLISYMHNIFFLCLQLYNSLRERKGFVDLTYFVFSFAFLVSRIIGVSMFGAWLYEEAKKPMEILYNVPTEFYCTEIGRLIEQIYISPIGITGLRFFMVTRNFMLQMAGTIVTLELMLFQFAPIDSTLRSSNRSDSCI from the exons ATGTCAGAAAGAAGACaagaacataattttttaattaaatccaACACCTTCCACGataatatcaaattttttctaAGTATTGCACAAGCGTTTGGAGTGATGCCTTTGCACAACGTTAATAAAACATGGGATAGGGTTTATTTTAAATGGGCCAGTATTAGGGTCGTATATTCTATTATTAACGCTCTAGGGGCTCTTCTCAGTTCTGGCTTTTGGTTAGCTAAATTTGGAGCAGATGGTATAGTTGTGGATAAAACAG GACAGATGGCTTTCTACTTTTCTACATTTTTGTGTTCTTTATACCTAATAAAGCTAGCTCACAAGTGGACAGATATTCTAAGAGAATGGGCTGTTGTTGAAATGTCCATCACTGGATATGGACAAGAACCCAGCTTAAAAAGAACTTATGTCTGGTTGGTATCGTTATCGCTACTTATGGGAACAT TTGAACATATTTTATTCATTACAAATGGAGTTTCTGATGCACGCACTTGTAAACCAGTTGATGGAAATTCTCTGAGGACGTTTTTCGAGGTATTATTTCCAAATTATTTTTCGTTTGTCACATTTAATATATGGATCGGAATTTGGGTTAAG ATCACTAATGTACTATCGACATTCACATGGATTTTTACAGATGTGTTTATCAGCTTAATAAGCATAGCACTAACTGCAAAATTTCGTAGGCTCGCTTCAAAGATACAAAACAACATG ATAATGCATAGGGTATTCTGGAAAGAGTTTAGAGAAGATTATCAAAAGTTATATCTACTAAGTAAGCTCATCGACAAACACATTTCGTCTTTGGTTTTAATATCGTATATGCACAACATTTTCTTCCTTTGTCTTCAACTCTACAACAGTCTGAG agAACGAAAAGGATTTGTGGATTTAAcatatttcgttttttcttttgcaTTTCTGGTATCCAGAATAATTGGCGTTTCTATGTTCGGAGCTTGGTTGTACGAAGAAGCTAAAAAACCAATGGAAATATTATACAATGTACCAACAGAATTTTATTGCACAGAG ATTGGAAGATTAATAGAACAGATCTACATAAGTCCTATTGGTATAACCGGATTAAGATTTTTCATGGTCACTAGAAATTTTATGTTACAG